Genomic segment of Anaerolineae bacterium:
CGCATCCACAGATGCAGGATATCCCGCAACTGCTGGACCTGGGCGGGAGCAGGAGCATTCGCTCCCTCTGCATCCACCAGACAGCGGTTCAGCTCATCCCGCAGGAGCAGAAGCCCCACCTCATCCACCGCCCCGCGGATGGCCAGCAGTTGGGTGATGACATCTTTGCACTCCCGGCCTTCCGCCAGCATTTTCTGGATGCCGCGCACCTGCCCTTCCAGCCGGCGCAGTCGCCGCATAATCTCGGTCCGCTCCGGCACGCTGTTCATCTCGCCTTGCCCTTCCATGGCGCCTCTCCTTATACCTTACCTGGGTATTGTATATACCGCAATCGGGCCGGCCTGTCAAATTGACATACCTCGCTCCATGGTGGTAAGCTGTGCATACCGACCCAGCATACATTACATCCTGCA
This window contains:
- a CDS encoding metal-sensitive transcriptional regulator, with product MNSVPERTEIMRRLRRLEGQVRGIQKMLAEGRECKDVITQLLAIRGAVDEVGLLLLRDELNRCLVDAEGANAPAPAQVQQLRDILHLWMR